A DNA window from Vigna angularis cultivar LongXiaoDou No.4 chromosome 1, ASM1680809v1, whole genome shotgun sequence contains the following coding sequences:
- the LOC108343884 gene encoding nucleoside hydrolase 3 isoform X2, with amino-acid sequence MVRVWLAVAVVLLIAGSFVEGKPHRILVDTDVDTDDLFALLYLMKLNTSQFKLEGITISANAWTNAGHAVNQIYDLLYMMGRDDVAVGVGGEGGILSDGTILPNVGGYLPIIEQGMTTVGDCRYRRAIPIGLGGRLDIDANYGIRKAFLPQGRRKYSPMHQASAQEVLIEKISSGPITVLVIGVHTNIGIFLMNNPQLKKNVERIYIMGGGVRSSSPTGCCPKNASSSCVPRQYGDRGNMFTDNPFAEFNIFGDPFAAYQVIHSGIPVTLVSLDATNTIPITKEFFDEFEKSQDTYEAQYCFKSLKMARDTWFDDQFYSSYFMWDSFAAGIAVSTMSKPNNHNGENEFSEMKYMNITVITSNKPYGENDGSNPFFDGRRVPKFNLEKGGVHSGHVQQGLRDPLCFVKNGKGRCQDGYTKEVSGPDSVRVLVATKAKPNKDVRSKLDREYFINFLNVWL; translated from the exons ATGGTGAGAGTGTGGTTAGCAGTAGCAGTGGTGTTACTGATTGCAGGAAGCTTTGTGGAGGGAAAACCTCATCGGATTCTGGTGGATACAGATGTAGACACCGATGATTTATTTGCTCTTCTCTACCTTATGAAACTCAACACATCACAGTTTAAATTGGAG GGCATCACCATCAGCGCAAATGCTTGGACGAATGCTGGACATGCTGTTAATCAAATTTACGATCTGCTTTACATGATGGGACGAGATGATGTTGCAGTTGGAGTTGGCGGCGAGGGTGGAATACTATCAGATGGTACCATACTCCCCAACGTTGGTGGATATCTTCCAATCATAGAACAG GGAATGACAACGGTGGGAGATTGCAGGTACAGGCGCGCCATTCCTATTGGTCTTGGAGGGCGTTTGGACATTGATGCCAATTATGGTATCAGGAAAGCTTTCCTACCACAG GGAAGAAGGAAATACAGTCCAATGCATCAAGCAAGCGCACAGGAAGTGTTGATTGAGAAAATATCTTCTGGTCCCATTACAGTGCTTGTGATCGGAGTACACACGAACATTGGAATCTTCCTAATGAATAATCCACAGCTGAAAAAGAACGTGGAGCGTATCTATATAATGGGTGGAGGCGTAAGGTCAAGCAGTCCAACAGGTTGTTGCCCTAAGAATGCTTCGTCTTCCTGCGTGCCTCGCCAGTACGGTGATCGGGGGAACATGTTCACTGATAACCCTTTTGCAGAATTCAATATATTTGGAGATCCTTTTGCAGCATACCAG GTGATTCATTCTGGAATTCCTGTCACTCTTGTTTCTCTGGATGCAACAAACACAATCCCTATCACTAAGGAATTCTTTGACGAATTTGAAAAGAGCCAAGACACATACGAGGCACAGTACTGTTTCAAATCCTTGAAAATGGCTCGTGATACTTGGTTTGACGACCAATTCTATTCG AGTTATTTCATGTGGGACTCTTTCGCAGCTGGTATAGCAGTCTCAACCATGAGTAAACCCAATAACCATAATGGAGAAAAtgaattttctgaaatgaaGTATATGAACATAACTGTTATAACTTCAAACAAACCTTATGGGGAAAATGATGGCTCTAACCCTTTCTTTGATGGCCGAAGAGTTCCTAAGTTCAATCTAGAGAAAGGTGGGGTGCATAGTGGCCATGTTCAACAAGGACTTAGAGATCCACTTTGCTTTGTGAAAAATGGGAAAGGTAGATGTCAG GATGGTTACACAAAAGAGGTAAGTGGTCCAGACTCAGTGAGGGTACTTGTTGCCACAAAAGCAAAGCCTAACAAGGATGTTAGGAGCAAACTTGACAGAGAATATTTCATAAACTTCTTGAATGTatg GTTATGA